In Staphylococcus lloydii, the following proteins share a genomic window:
- the qoxB gene encoding cytochrome aa3 quinol oxidase subunit I, producing MNFPWDQLLVHGNWMITMAQIGAPFMIIALVAVITYFKLWKYLYREWFTSIDHKKIGAMYIICAVLMFVRGGIDALLIRTQLTLPDNKFLESNHYNEIFSTHGVIMIIFMAMPFIFGLWNVVVPLQIGARDVAFPVLNNVSFWLFFSGMLLFNLSFIVGGSPAAGWTNYAPLAGEFSPGPGVNYYLIAIQISGLGTLMTGINFFVTILRCKTPTMKFMEMPMFTVTTFITALIVILAFPVLTVALALFTTDRIFDTAFFSVAHGGMPMLWANFFWVWGHPEVYIVILPAFGVYSEIIPTFARKRLFGHQSMVWATAGIAFLSFLVWVHHFFTMGNGALINSFFSITTMMIGIPTGVKLFNWLFTLYQGRISFESPMLWALAFIPNFLLGGVTGVMLAMAAADYQYHNTYFLVAHFHYTLVTGVVFACLGGLIYWYPKMTGYKLNETLNKWCFWLFMIGFNVCFLPQFVLGLDGMPRRLYTYMPEDGWWLLNVISSIGALLMALGFMFLVASIVYSHFTSPREATGDNWDGLGRTLEWSTASAMPPKYNFAVTPDWNDYDTFVNMKEHGRHYLDNHNYSEIHMPNNTPVGFFMGIFLTIGGFFLIFETIIPAIICLLGVFGCMIYRSFQIDHGYHIHVSEIEETEAKLREARKREREAVSHES from the coding sequence ATGAATTTTCCATGGGATCAATTACTCGTTCACGGTAACTGGATGATCACAATGGCACAAATTGGTGCGCCATTTATGATTATCGCGTTAGTGGCAGTAATTACGTACTTTAAATTATGGAAATATCTATACAGAGAATGGTTCACATCTATTGACCATAAAAAAATCGGTGCTATGTATATCATCTGTGCTGTATTAATGTTCGTACGTGGTGGTATTGATGCGCTATTAATTCGTACTCAATTAACTTTACCAGACAATAAGTTTTTAGAGTCTAACCACTATAACGAAATCTTTAGTACGCATGGTGTGATCATGATTATCTTTATGGCTATGCCATTTATCTTCGGATTATGGAACGTAGTAGTACCTTTACAAATTGGTGCTCGAGACGTAGCCTTCCCTGTACTAAACAACGTAAGTTTCTGGTTATTCTTCTCAGGAATGTTACTATTTAACTTATCATTTATCGTTGGTGGTTCTCCTGCTGCAGGTTGGACAAACTATGCACCACTCGCAGGTGAATTCAGTCCGGGACCAGGCGTTAACTATTATCTAATAGCCATTCAGATTTCTGGTCTAGGTACATTAATGACGGGTATTAACTTCTTTGTTACTATACTTAGATGTAAAACACCTACAATGAAATTTATGGAAATGCCTATGTTTACTGTGACGACTTTCATCACAGCATTAATCGTTATTTTGGCATTCCCAGTACTAACTGTTGCATTAGCATTATTCACAACTGATAGAATATTCGACACTGCATTCTTCTCAGTTGCGCATGGTGGTATGCCAATGCTTTGGGCAAACTTCTTCTGGGTATGGGGGCACCCTGAGGTTTATATCGTTATCTTGCCAGCATTCGGTGTTTATTCAGAAATCATCCCTACTTTTGCTCGTAAACGATTATTCGGCCATCAAAGTATGGTATGGGCAACAGCAGGTATTGCATTCTTAAGTTTCTTAGTTTGGGTTCACCATTTCTTCACAATGGGTAATGGTGCATTAATCAACTCATTCTTCTCTATTACAACTATGATGATCGGTATTCCTACCGGAGTTAAATTATTTAACTGGTTATTCACATTGTACCAAGGTAGAATATCATTCGAATCACCAATGCTTTGGGCATTAGCTTTCATCCCTAACTTCCTATTAGGTGGTGTTACGGGTGTCATGCTAGCAATGGCAGCAGCCGATTACCAATACCATAATACGTATTTCTTAGTGGCACACTTCCACTACACACTCGTAACTGGTGTTGTATTCGCTTGTCTAGGCGGTTTAATTTACTGGTATCCTAAGATGACTGGTTATAAATTAAACGAAACGCTTAACAAATGGTGTTTCTGGTTATTCATGATCGGATTTAACGTTTGTTTCTTACCACAATTCGTACTAGGTTTAGATGGTATGCCACGTCGTCTTTACACTTACATGCCAGAAGATGGTTGGTGGTTACTAAACGTAATTTCATCAATCGGTGCATTATTAATGGCGCTTGGCTTTATGTTCCTAGTAGCAAGTATTGTATACAGTCACTTTACTTCACCACGTGAAGCAACTGGTGACAACTGGGATGGATTAGGCCGTACTTTAGAATGGTCTACGGCATCAGCTATGCCTCCTAAATATAACTTTGCTGTCACTCCAGATTGGAATGACTATGATACGTTTGTAAACATGAAAGAACATGGTCGTCACTACTTAGACAACCATAACTATTCAGAAATTCACATGCCTAACAACACACCAGTTGGTTTCTTTATGGGTATCTTCTTAACAATCGGAGGATTCTTCTTAATCTTCGAAACAATTATTCCAGCTATAATATGCTTATTAGGCGTATTTGGTTGTATGATTTATAGAAGTTTCCAAATCGATCATGGTTATCATATCCATGTATCTGAAATTGAAGAAACTGAGGCTAAACTACGTGAGGCACGTAAAAGAGAAAGGGAGGCTGTAAGTCATGAGTCATGA
- the qoxC gene encoding cytochrome aa3 quinol oxidase subunit III: MSHDTNTIDSRSHEGNLNKLGFWIFLTAEFSLFGTLFATLLTLQHGGDYAHRMTTELFELPLVLIMTFALLISSYTCGIAIYYMRKENQRLMMIWMIITVILGAVFVGFEIYEFSHYASEGVNPTIGSFWSSFFILLGTHGAHVSVGICWIICLLIQVAMRGLNKDNAPKLFIVSLYWHFLDVVWIFIFTAVYMIGMVYSG, from the coding sequence ATGAGTCATGATACAAACACTATTGATTCACGTTCACATGAAGGTAATCTGAATAAACTTGGCTTTTGGATATTCCTTACAGCTGAATTTTCATTGTTCGGTACGTTATTCGCAACGTTATTAACGTTACAACACGGCGGTGACTATGCGCACCGCATGACTACTGAACTATTCGAATTACCATTAGTACTTATTATGACATTCGCATTGTTAATCAGCTCATATACTTGTGGTATTGCCATTTACTATATGAGAAAAGAAAACCAAAGATTAATGATGATTTGGATGATTATTACTGTTATTCTTGGTGCAGTATTCGTTGGATTCGAAATTTACGAATTTAGCCACTATGCATCAGAAGGCGTAAACCCAACTATCGGTTCTTTCTGGTCTAGTTTCTTTATCTTGCTAGGCACACACGGAGCCCACGTATCAGTTGGTATTTGTTGGATTATTTGTTTATTAATTCAAGTTGCAATGCGCGGATTAAACAAAGACAATGCTCCAAAATTATTTATAGTAAGTTTATACTGGCACTTTTTAGATGTTGTTTGGATCTTCATCTTCACTGCCGTATATATGATAGGGATGGTGTATAGCGGATGA
- the qoxD gene encoding cytochrome aa3 quinol oxidase subunit IV — translation MNTIVKHTVGFIASIVLTLLAVFVTLYTSLTLNAKITIIFGFAFVQAAVQLLMFMHLTEGKDGNLQSFKVIFAIIITLIIIIGTYWVMQGGHSHHL, via the coding sequence ATGAATACAATAGTTAAACACACAGTAGGTTTTATAGCCTCTATTGTCCTGACACTTTTAGCAGTTTTCGTTACTCTATACACATCATTGACTTTAAACGCAAAAATCACGATTATTTTCGGCTTTGCTTTTGTTCAAGCTGCTGTACAATTATTAATGTTCATGCACTTAACTGAAGGTAAAGACGGTAACTTACAAAGTTTCAAAGTAATATTCGCTATAATTATTACTTTAATAATCATTATAGGTACTTATTGGGTTATGCAAGGCGGACACTCTCATCACCTATAA